In Lineus longissimus chromosome 13, tnLinLong1.2, whole genome shotgun sequence, one genomic interval encodes:
- the LOC135497588 gene encoding peptidyl-prolyl cis-trans isomerase G-like isoform X1 yields the protein MAVKSVSMQSESKVRMAANEKEDIDVAMPRPGLRPRCFFDIEIVGQTRGRVVFELFADICPKTCDNFRALCSGEMGISKISGKPLHFKGAPFHRIVKNFMIQGGDFTSGDGTGGESMYGKTFPDESFELNHDRDMLLSMANRGKDTNGSQFFITTQPAPHLDGIHVVFGQVLQGQALVKQIENQKVDSNSRPYNDVIIVNCGELVPQKRKSRPKKRKPSVSLSEDTSSSESESSSDSDSDTSDSETDSIERMKKQRRKAKKLKVKRKLEKKGKKKKKKLKKRGGSSSESEEDGRLKPKYHSTVRPDEIPDIPRPRFLYRGSPQRRSDDEGRRSPPPRYGRRRSPERVPYNSREFMSKSGRRIKGRGTIRYRTPTRSSSRERSATPPHWRREQEKLRHLDRRARFAQDDDRWLKGDKLRGTNQQGNTIISRKLRAQMAESFRRGEYDDDEIPRPGKPRSIDLGSKADARLERKLRRKEKKLKKKLKKEKKHAKKRRKQQGSESEVDVSSPEPPMYREPGRQRQPGPVSMSPMHTDPRSRQQERELEWEREEVEFSRSRQIKSPSVSDGSPPIEQSETNGRNGRSRSLSPLVREEDPYGGKKGMKSFQIKTSKKEPKVLKDDGKRTMFQDQSSSERSSRSRSPSPKRRSRFEEAEEELSPSNPLSRLAKIKPITMEPTAPAMVSVLPRGDSESPPPTHWKPGQKTWRPKREIIRKEIERRLRTVGTKKDKDPELPRTRSPSPEDEIMSASSEQSGDDGPLGDPMKFLSNIQGYGSLVPPGGENEHSRSPGLSWSGLVKHDQPQSSEPEPLKVKKALVSKWEPPEEPDDGEIIEEPDGMVQLEPPAKVFLIKTPPLPDISQIAVENQLILRKSDIGGAITKSNLPPKVSASTPMVPRNIAMAQKSQSGQLQKSPGHVPKPPSTPPRTPAEASRPPLPIQPPLPISQPPKPPGLPVPPKLPPRPPAEPPKPSSGLPTRLHGLPPKPLAERIGALPQRPTSRNMRTRPRSRSKSRSRSRSYSRSRSRSGRLTPPHRRRSYSHSSRSYSRSVSRSPRRRHSYSRSTSRSKSRSPRRSRDRYRRSRTTSTSRSRSPGGRRDSRSVSRSYSRSSRSYSRSRSRSHSPRRRRYSSDSYSN from the exons ATGGCTGTTAAGTCTGTCTCCATGCAGTCAGAATCAAAAGTGAGGATGGCTGCCAATGAAAAAGAG GATATCGATGTGGCCATGCCTCGCCCCGGTTTGCGCCCGAGGTGCTTCTTTGATATAGAGATTGTAGGACAAACGC GTGGCCGGGTTGTATTCGAGCTTTTTGCAGATATTTGTCCAAAAACATGTGACAACTTCCGGGCATTATGTAGTG GTGAGATGGGTATCAGTAAAATCAGTGGTAAACCACTCCACTTTAAAGGTGCCCCGTTTCATAGGATTGTTAAAAACTTCATGATACAAGGTGGAGACTTCACAAGCG GAGATGGAACAGGAGGGGAATCAATGTATGGAAAAACTTTTCCTG ATGAGAGTTTTGAACTTAACCACGATCGTGACATGCTTCTTTCCATGGCAAATCGAGGCAAAGATACCAATGGATCCCAGTTCTTTAT AACCACACAGCCAGCGCCACATCTTGATGG TATCCATGTTGTGTTTGGCCAGGTGCTCCAAGGCCAAGCTCTCGTGAAACAGATCGAAAATCAGAAAGTTGACAGCAACAGTCGACCATACAATGATGTCATCATCGTTAACTGTGGGGAATTGGTGCCACAGAAGAGAAAGA GTCGGCCAAAGAAAAGGAAACCCTCGGTGTCACTGTCAGAAGACACAAGCTCGAGCGAGTCTGAATCAAGTTCTGATTCGGATTCAGACACGAGCGATTCAGAGACTGATTCGATTGAAAGAATGAAGAAACAACGACGGAAAGCAAAGAAGTTGAAAGTGAAACGGAAGTTGGAGAAGAaagggaagaagaagaagaagaagttaaaAAAGAGAGGGGGCAG TTCCAGTGAGAGTGAGGAGGACGGTCGCCTAAAGCCAAAATATCATAGCACAGTGCGCCCCGATGAGATACCAGATATTCCTAGACCGAGGTTCCTGTATCGAGGTAGCCCCCAACGCAGGTCTGATGATGAAGGGCGAAGGTCACCACCTCCCAGGTATGGGCGTCGTCGGTCGCCAGAAAGAGTGCCGTACAACTCCAGAGAATTTATGTCCAAGTCTGGCCGGCGCATCAAAGGAAGAGGGACTATT CGTTATCGCACACCAACCAGATCCAGCAGCAGAGAGCGTAGTGCAACTCCACCGCATTGGCGTCGTGAACAAGAGAAGCTGCGCCATCTGGATAGGCGAGCAAGATTCGCGCAGGATGACGATCGATGGCTGAAGGGAGATAAACTGCGGGGAACTAACCAGCAGGGAAACACGATCATATCGCGTAAACTACGGGCACAGATGGCGGAGAGTTTCAGGAGGGGagagtatgatgatgatgagatacCAAGACCTGGAAA GCCAAGATCTATCGACTTGGGTAGCAAAGCTGATGCAAGACTCGAACGCAAACTCCGGAGAAAGGAGAAGAA GTTAAAAAAGAAGctgaaaaaggaaaagaaacatGCCAAAAAGCGCCGTAAGCAGCAGGGATCAGAATCAGAAGTCGATGTGTCGTCACCGGAGCCACCAATGTACCGGGAACCAGGTCGTCAAAGGCAACCAGGACCGGTTTCCATGTCGCCAATGCATACCGATCCTCGTTCTCGACAGCAGGAAAGAGAATTAGAATGGGAACGGGAAGAGGTTGAATTCAGCAGAAGTCGGCAAATCAAGTCGCCTTCAGTGTCCGATGGGTCGCCACCTATAGAGCAGAGTGAAACTAACGGTAGAAATGGTCGTTCGAGGTCACTGTCTCCACTTGTGAGGGAAGAGGACCCATACGGAGGGAAAAAGGGCATGAAATCGTTCCAAATCAAAACGAGCAAAAAggagccaaaagttttgaaagacgACGGTAAACGTACCATGTTTCAGGATCAGAGCAGTAGCGAACGCagctcaaggtcaaggtcaccgagTCCGAAACGACGCAGTCGGTTTGAAGAGGCGGAGGAGGAGCTTTCACCGTCAAATCCGTTGAGTCGTCTAGCGAAGATTAAGCCGATAACTATGGAACCAACTGCTCCTGCTATGGTCTC CGTTCTACCGCGTGGGGATTCAGAGAGCCCCCCTCCCACTCACTGGAAGCCTGGACAGAAAACATGGCGGCCCAAGAGAGAAATCATCAGGAAGGAAAT TGAAAGAAGACTACGCACGGTGGGCACCAAGAAGGACAAAGATCCAGAGTTACCAAGGACACGTTCACCATCTCCAGAAGATGAGATAATGTCAGCCAGCTCAGAGCAGAGTGGTGACGACGGGCCTCTGGGCGATCCCATGAAATTTCTCAGCAATATTCAAGGATATGGGTCCCTTGTTCCACCTGGTGGTGAGAATGAGCACTCAAGGAGTCCAGGATTGTCGTGGTCTGGCCTTGTGAAACATGACCAGCCGCAGAGTTCGGAGCCTGAACCACTCAAGGTGAAAAAG GCACTGGTCAGTAAATGGGAGCCACCCGAGGAACCAGACGATGGTGAAATTATAGAGGAACCCGATGGGATGGTCCAACTGGAACCACCTGCCAAAGTCTTCTTGATCAAGACACCCCCATTGCCAGATATCTCACAGATCGCAGTCGAGAATCAGCTCAT ATTAAGAAAATCTGACATTGGTGGTGCTATTACGAAATCAAACCTGCCGCCAAAAGTTAGCGCCTCTACGCCGATGGTTCCAAGGAACATTGCCATGGCGCAGAAGTCACAGTCAGGCCAGCTACAGAAATCTCCAGGGCACGTTCCTAAGCCTCCGTCGACACCTCCCAGAACTCCCGCTGAGGCGTCAAGACCGCCTCTGCCTATTCAGCCTCCTCTGCCGATATCCCAACCTCCCAAGCCACCAGGTCTGCCTGTACCGCCAAAACTGCCACCAAGACCGCCAGCGGAGCCGCCTAAACCATCATCAGGTCTGCCAACCAGACTCCATGGGTTGCCACCAAAGCCGCTTGCTGAGAGAATCGGTGCCTTACCTCAGAGGCCGACGAGCAGAAATATGAGGACGCGACCTCGTTCTCGTTCAAAGTCAAGATCTAGGTCACGGTCATATTCACGAAGTCGGTCAAGGTCGGGGCGCCTCACACCACCACATCGCCGGAGAAGTTACAGTCACTCATCACGCAGTTACAGCCGGTCTGTCAGTCGGTCACCAAGGAGACGACATTCGTATTCCCGCAGCACGTCAAGGTCAAAGTCAAGAAGTCCTCGCCGATCTCGGGACAGATATCGCAGGTCACGTACAACGTCAACAAGCAGGAGTCGGTCTCCAGGAGGGCGGAGAGATAGTCGCAGTGTCAGTAGGTCATATTCGAGGAGTTCAAGGTCTTATTCTAGAAGTAGGTCAAGGTCTCATAGCCCAAGGAGGCGCCGATATTCAAGTGACTCTTATTCTAATTGA
- the LOC135497588 gene encoding peptidyl-prolyl cis-trans isomerase G-like isoform X2 — MAVKSVSMQSESKVRMAANEKEDIDVAMPRPGLRPRCFFDIEIVGQTRGRVVFELFADICPKTCDNFRALCSGEMGISKISGKPLHFKGAPFHRIVKNFMIQGGDFTSGDGTGGESMYGKTFPDESFELNHDRDMLLSMANRGKDTNGSQFFITTQPAPHLDGIHVVFGQVLQGQALVKQIENQKVDSNSRPYNDVIIVNCGELVPQKRKSRPKKRKPSVSLSEDTSSSESESSSDSDSDTSDSETDSIERMKKQRRKAKKLKVKRKLEKKGKKKKKKLKKRGGSESEEDGRLKPKYHSTVRPDEIPDIPRPRFLYRGSPQRRSDDEGRRSPPPRYGRRRSPERVPYNSREFMSKSGRRIKGRGTIRYRTPTRSSSRERSATPPHWRREQEKLRHLDRRARFAQDDDRWLKGDKLRGTNQQGNTIISRKLRAQMAESFRRGEYDDDEIPRPGKPRSIDLGSKADARLERKLRRKEKKLKKKLKKEKKHAKKRRKQQGSESEVDVSSPEPPMYREPGRQRQPGPVSMSPMHTDPRSRQQERELEWEREEVEFSRSRQIKSPSVSDGSPPIEQSETNGRNGRSRSLSPLVREEDPYGGKKGMKSFQIKTSKKEPKVLKDDGKRTMFQDQSSSERSSRSRSPSPKRRSRFEEAEEELSPSNPLSRLAKIKPITMEPTAPAMVSVLPRGDSESPPPTHWKPGQKTWRPKREIIRKEIERRLRTVGTKKDKDPELPRTRSPSPEDEIMSASSEQSGDDGPLGDPMKFLSNIQGYGSLVPPGGENEHSRSPGLSWSGLVKHDQPQSSEPEPLKVKKALVSKWEPPEEPDDGEIIEEPDGMVQLEPPAKVFLIKTPPLPDISQIAVENQLILRKSDIGGAITKSNLPPKVSASTPMVPRNIAMAQKSQSGQLQKSPGHVPKPPSTPPRTPAEASRPPLPIQPPLPISQPPKPPGLPVPPKLPPRPPAEPPKPSSGLPTRLHGLPPKPLAERIGALPQRPTSRNMRTRPRSRSKSRSRSRSYSRSRSRSGRLTPPHRRRSYSHSSRSYSRSVSRSPRRRHSYSRSTSRSKSRSPRRSRDRYRRSRTTSTSRSRSPGGRRDSRSVSRSYSRSSRSYSRSRSRSHSPRRRRYSSDSYSN; from the exons ATGGCTGTTAAGTCTGTCTCCATGCAGTCAGAATCAAAAGTGAGGATGGCTGCCAATGAAAAAGAG GATATCGATGTGGCCATGCCTCGCCCCGGTTTGCGCCCGAGGTGCTTCTTTGATATAGAGATTGTAGGACAAACGC GTGGCCGGGTTGTATTCGAGCTTTTTGCAGATATTTGTCCAAAAACATGTGACAACTTCCGGGCATTATGTAGTG GTGAGATGGGTATCAGTAAAATCAGTGGTAAACCACTCCACTTTAAAGGTGCCCCGTTTCATAGGATTGTTAAAAACTTCATGATACAAGGTGGAGACTTCACAAGCG GAGATGGAACAGGAGGGGAATCAATGTATGGAAAAACTTTTCCTG ATGAGAGTTTTGAACTTAACCACGATCGTGACATGCTTCTTTCCATGGCAAATCGAGGCAAAGATACCAATGGATCCCAGTTCTTTAT AACCACACAGCCAGCGCCACATCTTGATGG TATCCATGTTGTGTTTGGCCAGGTGCTCCAAGGCCAAGCTCTCGTGAAACAGATCGAAAATCAGAAAGTTGACAGCAACAGTCGACCATACAATGATGTCATCATCGTTAACTGTGGGGAATTGGTGCCACAGAAGAGAAAGA GTCGGCCAAAGAAAAGGAAACCCTCGGTGTCACTGTCAGAAGACACAAGCTCGAGCGAGTCTGAATCAAGTTCTGATTCGGATTCAGACACGAGCGATTCAGAGACTGATTCGATTGAAAGAATGAAGAAACAACGACGGAAAGCAAAGAAGTTGAAAGTGAAACGGAAGTTGGAGAAGAaagggaagaagaagaagaagaagttaaaAAAGAGAGGGGGCAG TGAGAGTGAGGAGGACGGTCGCCTAAAGCCAAAATATCATAGCACAGTGCGCCCCGATGAGATACCAGATATTCCTAGACCGAGGTTCCTGTATCGAGGTAGCCCCCAACGCAGGTCTGATGATGAAGGGCGAAGGTCACCACCTCCCAGGTATGGGCGTCGTCGGTCGCCAGAAAGAGTGCCGTACAACTCCAGAGAATTTATGTCCAAGTCTGGCCGGCGCATCAAAGGAAGAGGGACTATT CGTTATCGCACACCAACCAGATCCAGCAGCAGAGAGCGTAGTGCAACTCCACCGCATTGGCGTCGTGAACAAGAGAAGCTGCGCCATCTGGATAGGCGAGCAAGATTCGCGCAGGATGACGATCGATGGCTGAAGGGAGATAAACTGCGGGGAACTAACCAGCAGGGAAACACGATCATATCGCGTAAACTACGGGCACAGATGGCGGAGAGTTTCAGGAGGGGagagtatgatgatgatgagatacCAAGACCTGGAAA GCCAAGATCTATCGACTTGGGTAGCAAAGCTGATGCAAGACTCGAACGCAAACTCCGGAGAAAGGAGAAGAA GTTAAAAAAGAAGctgaaaaaggaaaagaaacatGCCAAAAAGCGCCGTAAGCAGCAGGGATCAGAATCAGAAGTCGATGTGTCGTCACCGGAGCCACCAATGTACCGGGAACCAGGTCGTCAAAGGCAACCAGGACCGGTTTCCATGTCGCCAATGCATACCGATCCTCGTTCTCGACAGCAGGAAAGAGAATTAGAATGGGAACGGGAAGAGGTTGAATTCAGCAGAAGTCGGCAAATCAAGTCGCCTTCAGTGTCCGATGGGTCGCCACCTATAGAGCAGAGTGAAACTAACGGTAGAAATGGTCGTTCGAGGTCACTGTCTCCACTTGTGAGGGAAGAGGACCCATACGGAGGGAAAAAGGGCATGAAATCGTTCCAAATCAAAACGAGCAAAAAggagccaaaagttttgaaagacgACGGTAAACGTACCATGTTTCAGGATCAGAGCAGTAGCGAACGCagctcaaggtcaaggtcaccgagTCCGAAACGACGCAGTCGGTTTGAAGAGGCGGAGGAGGAGCTTTCACCGTCAAATCCGTTGAGTCGTCTAGCGAAGATTAAGCCGATAACTATGGAACCAACTGCTCCTGCTATGGTCTC CGTTCTACCGCGTGGGGATTCAGAGAGCCCCCCTCCCACTCACTGGAAGCCTGGACAGAAAACATGGCGGCCCAAGAGAGAAATCATCAGGAAGGAAAT TGAAAGAAGACTACGCACGGTGGGCACCAAGAAGGACAAAGATCCAGAGTTACCAAGGACACGTTCACCATCTCCAGAAGATGAGATAATGTCAGCCAGCTCAGAGCAGAGTGGTGACGACGGGCCTCTGGGCGATCCCATGAAATTTCTCAGCAATATTCAAGGATATGGGTCCCTTGTTCCACCTGGTGGTGAGAATGAGCACTCAAGGAGTCCAGGATTGTCGTGGTCTGGCCTTGTGAAACATGACCAGCCGCAGAGTTCGGAGCCTGAACCACTCAAGGTGAAAAAG GCACTGGTCAGTAAATGGGAGCCACCCGAGGAACCAGACGATGGTGAAATTATAGAGGAACCCGATGGGATGGTCCAACTGGAACCACCTGCCAAAGTCTTCTTGATCAAGACACCCCCATTGCCAGATATCTCACAGATCGCAGTCGAGAATCAGCTCAT ATTAAGAAAATCTGACATTGGTGGTGCTATTACGAAATCAAACCTGCCGCCAAAAGTTAGCGCCTCTACGCCGATGGTTCCAAGGAACATTGCCATGGCGCAGAAGTCACAGTCAGGCCAGCTACAGAAATCTCCAGGGCACGTTCCTAAGCCTCCGTCGACACCTCCCAGAACTCCCGCTGAGGCGTCAAGACCGCCTCTGCCTATTCAGCCTCCTCTGCCGATATCCCAACCTCCCAAGCCACCAGGTCTGCCTGTACCGCCAAAACTGCCACCAAGACCGCCAGCGGAGCCGCCTAAACCATCATCAGGTCTGCCAACCAGACTCCATGGGTTGCCACCAAAGCCGCTTGCTGAGAGAATCGGTGCCTTACCTCAGAGGCCGACGAGCAGAAATATGAGGACGCGACCTCGTTCTCGTTCAAAGTCAAGATCTAGGTCACGGTCATATTCACGAAGTCGGTCAAGGTCGGGGCGCCTCACACCACCACATCGCCGGAGAAGTTACAGTCACTCATCACGCAGTTACAGCCGGTCTGTCAGTCGGTCACCAAGGAGACGACATTCGTATTCCCGCAGCACGTCAAGGTCAAAGTCAAGAAGTCCTCGCCGATCTCGGGACAGATATCGCAGGTCACGTACAACGTCAACAAGCAGGAGTCGGTCTCCAGGAGGGCGGAGAGATAGTCGCAGTGTCAGTAGGTCATATTCGAGGAGTTCAAGGTCTTATTCTAGAAGTAGGTCAAGGTCTCATAGCCCAAGGAGGCGCCGATATTCAAGTGACTCTTATTCTAATTGA
- the LOC135497588 gene encoding peptidyl-prolyl cis-trans isomerase G-like isoform X3: MPRPGLRPRCFFDIEIVGQTRGRVVFELFADICPKTCDNFRALCSGEMGISKISGKPLHFKGAPFHRIVKNFMIQGGDFTSGDGTGGESMYGKTFPDESFELNHDRDMLLSMANRGKDTNGSQFFITTQPAPHLDGIHVVFGQVLQGQALVKQIENQKVDSNSRPYNDVIIVNCGELVPQKRKSRPKKRKPSVSLSEDTSSSESESSSDSDSDTSDSETDSIERMKKQRRKAKKLKVKRKLEKKGKKKKKKLKKRGGSSSESEEDGRLKPKYHSTVRPDEIPDIPRPRFLYRGSPQRRSDDEGRRSPPPRYGRRRSPERVPYNSREFMSKSGRRIKGRGTIRYRTPTRSSSRERSATPPHWRREQEKLRHLDRRARFAQDDDRWLKGDKLRGTNQQGNTIISRKLRAQMAESFRRGEYDDDEIPRPGKPRSIDLGSKADARLERKLRRKEKKLKKKLKKEKKHAKKRRKQQGSESEVDVSSPEPPMYREPGRQRQPGPVSMSPMHTDPRSRQQERELEWEREEVEFSRSRQIKSPSVSDGSPPIEQSETNGRNGRSRSLSPLVREEDPYGGKKGMKSFQIKTSKKEPKVLKDDGKRTMFQDQSSSERSSRSRSPSPKRRSRFEEAEEELSPSNPLSRLAKIKPITMEPTAPAMVSVLPRGDSESPPPTHWKPGQKTWRPKREIIRKEIERRLRTVGTKKDKDPELPRTRSPSPEDEIMSASSEQSGDDGPLGDPMKFLSNIQGYGSLVPPGGENEHSRSPGLSWSGLVKHDQPQSSEPEPLKVKKALVSKWEPPEEPDDGEIIEEPDGMVQLEPPAKVFLIKTPPLPDISQIAVENQLILRKSDIGGAITKSNLPPKVSASTPMVPRNIAMAQKSQSGQLQKSPGHVPKPPSTPPRTPAEASRPPLPIQPPLPISQPPKPPGLPVPPKLPPRPPAEPPKPSSGLPTRLHGLPPKPLAERIGALPQRPTSRNMRTRPRSRSKSRSRSRSYSRSRSRSGRLTPPHRRRSYSHSSRSYSRSVSRSPRRRHSYSRSTSRSKSRSPRRSRDRYRRSRTTSTSRSRSPGGRRDSRSVSRSYSRSSRSYSRSRSRSHSPRRRRYSSDSYSN, from the exons ATGCCTCGCCCCGGTTTGCGCCCGAGGTGCTTCTTTGATATAGAGATTGTAGGACAAACGC GTGGCCGGGTTGTATTCGAGCTTTTTGCAGATATTTGTCCAAAAACATGTGACAACTTCCGGGCATTATGTAGTG GTGAGATGGGTATCAGTAAAATCAGTGGTAAACCACTCCACTTTAAAGGTGCCCCGTTTCATAGGATTGTTAAAAACTTCATGATACAAGGTGGAGACTTCACAAGCG GAGATGGAACAGGAGGGGAATCAATGTATGGAAAAACTTTTCCTG ATGAGAGTTTTGAACTTAACCACGATCGTGACATGCTTCTTTCCATGGCAAATCGAGGCAAAGATACCAATGGATCCCAGTTCTTTAT AACCACACAGCCAGCGCCACATCTTGATGG TATCCATGTTGTGTTTGGCCAGGTGCTCCAAGGCCAAGCTCTCGTGAAACAGATCGAAAATCAGAAAGTTGACAGCAACAGTCGACCATACAATGATGTCATCATCGTTAACTGTGGGGAATTGGTGCCACAGAAGAGAAAGA GTCGGCCAAAGAAAAGGAAACCCTCGGTGTCACTGTCAGAAGACACAAGCTCGAGCGAGTCTGAATCAAGTTCTGATTCGGATTCAGACACGAGCGATTCAGAGACTGATTCGATTGAAAGAATGAAGAAACAACGACGGAAAGCAAAGAAGTTGAAAGTGAAACGGAAGTTGGAGAAGAaagggaagaagaagaagaagaagttaaaAAAGAGAGGGGGCAG TTCCAGTGAGAGTGAGGAGGACGGTCGCCTAAAGCCAAAATATCATAGCACAGTGCGCCCCGATGAGATACCAGATATTCCTAGACCGAGGTTCCTGTATCGAGGTAGCCCCCAACGCAGGTCTGATGATGAAGGGCGAAGGTCACCACCTCCCAGGTATGGGCGTCGTCGGTCGCCAGAAAGAGTGCCGTACAACTCCAGAGAATTTATGTCCAAGTCTGGCCGGCGCATCAAAGGAAGAGGGACTATT CGTTATCGCACACCAACCAGATCCAGCAGCAGAGAGCGTAGTGCAACTCCACCGCATTGGCGTCGTGAACAAGAGAAGCTGCGCCATCTGGATAGGCGAGCAAGATTCGCGCAGGATGACGATCGATGGCTGAAGGGAGATAAACTGCGGGGAACTAACCAGCAGGGAAACACGATCATATCGCGTAAACTACGGGCACAGATGGCGGAGAGTTTCAGGAGGGGagagtatgatgatgatgagatacCAAGACCTGGAAA GCCAAGATCTATCGACTTGGGTAGCAAAGCTGATGCAAGACTCGAACGCAAACTCCGGAGAAAGGAGAAGAA GTTAAAAAAGAAGctgaaaaaggaaaagaaacatGCCAAAAAGCGCCGTAAGCAGCAGGGATCAGAATCAGAAGTCGATGTGTCGTCACCGGAGCCACCAATGTACCGGGAACCAGGTCGTCAAAGGCAACCAGGACCGGTTTCCATGTCGCCAATGCATACCGATCCTCGTTCTCGACAGCAGGAAAGAGAATTAGAATGGGAACGGGAAGAGGTTGAATTCAGCAGAAGTCGGCAAATCAAGTCGCCTTCAGTGTCCGATGGGTCGCCACCTATAGAGCAGAGTGAAACTAACGGTAGAAATGGTCGTTCGAGGTCACTGTCTCCACTTGTGAGGGAAGAGGACCCATACGGAGGGAAAAAGGGCATGAAATCGTTCCAAATCAAAACGAGCAAAAAggagccaaaagttttgaaagacgACGGTAAACGTACCATGTTTCAGGATCAGAGCAGTAGCGAACGCagctcaaggtcaaggtcaccgagTCCGAAACGACGCAGTCGGTTTGAAGAGGCGGAGGAGGAGCTTTCACCGTCAAATCCGTTGAGTCGTCTAGCGAAGATTAAGCCGATAACTATGGAACCAACTGCTCCTGCTATGGTCTC CGTTCTACCGCGTGGGGATTCAGAGAGCCCCCCTCCCACTCACTGGAAGCCTGGACAGAAAACATGGCGGCCCAAGAGAGAAATCATCAGGAAGGAAAT TGAAAGAAGACTACGCACGGTGGGCACCAAGAAGGACAAAGATCCAGAGTTACCAAGGACACGTTCACCATCTCCAGAAGATGAGATAATGTCAGCCAGCTCAGAGCAGAGTGGTGACGACGGGCCTCTGGGCGATCCCATGAAATTTCTCAGCAATATTCAAGGATATGGGTCCCTTGTTCCACCTGGTGGTGAGAATGAGCACTCAAGGAGTCCAGGATTGTCGTGGTCTGGCCTTGTGAAACATGACCAGCCGCAGAGTTCGGAGCCTGAACCACTCAAGGTGAAAAAG GCACTGGTCAGTAAATGGGAGCCACCCGAGGAACCAGACGATGGTGAAATTATAGAGGAACCCGATGGGATGGTCCAACTGGAACCACCTGCCAAAGTCTTCTTGATCAAGACACCCCCATTGCCAGATATCTCACAGATCGCAGTCGAGAATCAGCTCAT ATTAAGAAAATCTGACATTGGTGGTGCTATTACGAAATCAAACCTGCCGCCAAAAGTTAGCGCCTCTACGCCGATGGTTCCAAGGAACATTGCCATGGCGCAGAAGTCACAGTCAGGCCAGCTACAGAAATCTCCAGGGCACGTTCCTAAGCCTCCGTCGACACCTCCCAGAACTCCCGCTGAGGCGTCAAGACCGCCTCTGCCTATTCAGCCTCCTCTGCCGATATCCCAACCTCCCAAGCCACCAGGTCTGCCTGTACCGCCAAAACTGCCACCAAGACCGCCAGCGGAGCCGCCTAAACCATCATCAGGTCTGCCAACCAGACTCCATGGGTTGCCACCAAAGCCGCTTGCTGAGAGAATCGGTGCCTTACCTCAGAGGCCGACGAGCAGAAATATGAGGACGCGACCTCGTTCTCGTTCAAAGTCAAGATCTAGGTCACGGTCATATTCACGAAGTCGGTCAAGGTCGGGGCGCCTCACACCACCACATCGCCGGAGAAGTTACAGTCACTCATCACGCAGTTACAGCCGGTCTGTCAGTCGGTCACCAAGGAGACGACATTCGTATTCCCGCAGCACGTCAAGGTCAAAGTCAAGAAGTCCTCGCCGATCTCGGGACAGATATCGCAGGTCACGTACAACGTCAACAAGCAGGAGTCGGTCTCCAGGAGGGCGGAGAGATAGTCGCAGTGTCAGTAGGTCATATTCGAGGAGTTCAAGGTCTTATTCTAGAAGTAGGTCAAGGTCTCATAGCCCAAGGAGGCGCCGATATTCAAGTGACTCTTATTCTAATTGA